The Flavobacteriales bacterium sequence CCAGAGGGAGATCGAGTTCTTTGGAGATCTCGTCATATGAGTACTCCTTGAAATACCTCAATTCCACCAGTTGTCTGTATCTGGGCTTCAGTTTCTGGACGATGGCATGCATGTGCTCTACCCGTTGCTTGTACATAGCCTCTTCTGCTGGATTCCGACCATCGGATTCCACATCGAATCTCATTTTATCACCGTCTTCATTCTTGTACTCATTGTCCAATGAGAGCATCTTCTTCTTTTGCTTACGGATGAAATCGATGGCATTGTTGGATGCTATCTTGAAGAGCCACGTGCTGAAGGCATAGCTAGGCGTGTATTGATGCAGTCTGGAGAAGGCCTTTCCAAATGCCTCTATGGTCAGATCGTCCGCATCGTCCTTGTTATTGACCATTTTGAGCAGCATGAAATAGATGGAATCCCTGTAGCGGCCCATAAGTTCAGCATAGGCCTGTTGGTTGGAGTCATTGACCGCCTGCTGCACAAGTTCATAATCATATCGGGCTTTATCAGAAAGATTCGTCTTCGCTACTTCCATGCTTTTGGTCTTCGTCCAATCGCGCTGATACTCACTATCGAGTCCATGATCAACGCTACAGGCTCGAGTATAGGGAGTAAAACTACCATCTCATTCTCTTTGAGTTCTCTAGCAGGATAGATAGAAATCAACAAGTGGATGAGGGTTTTTATCAGAAAGAGGGCGAGGGGGATGTACCAAGGTACAGATGAAGTGAAGAGAAACAGGATGCTGACATAGAAAATGATACTGCTTAGATTATATGTTCCTATGAAGAACTTGCTCTTACCAGAGTAGGCATGGCTCACACTCATATGCCTCCTTCGTTGTCTGAACCATCGCTTCCAAGTGTCCGGTGGAGTACTCAGTGTATGACCATTTTCATTCGTGACCACGCCTGTATTCTGTGCAGAGCTGTTGTGATTGACAAAAAGGTCATCGTCCCCTCCGATCAGATGATAATGTTTTCGGAATCCACCGGTCTTCTCGTAGAGGGATCGGGTGTATAGTAGGTTCCTGCCTACTCCCATATACGCTCTACCGGCCAGTGCAGCTCCTAGGTAAAATACAGCAGTCCTCCAAGTATCGAATCGTATGAGCAGATTGAGAGGGCCCTTGCTCTTCTCATATGCTCCGTATCCCAATACGATGTCTTTGGTCGGGAACTTGCTCATCGCCCGGATCCATCGATCGGTCCGCGGTCTGCAGTCTGCATCGGTCAGTAGTAGGAGAGCATGTTGGGCTCGCTTGATACCCAAGGTCAAGGCCATTTTCTTTCCTTCAGTCCGTTTCTGCTCCTCACTTATCGTAACAACTCTCAGTATCGGATGTTCATGCTCCCATTTCGCAAGCAGCTCTGAAGTTCCATCCCACGATGCATCATCTACTATGATGACTTCATAGTCCGGATAGTCTTGAGCTAGGATAGATGGAATGTTCTTTTTCAGGTTCTCATGCTCATTCCTAGCACAAATGATCACAGATATAGGAGGAGAGGGTCCATCGGATGGAACATCACCTTGGCGCCTGATCCTATCGAATATCAAGAGGTAATACCCTATGAGGATGGCGGTGCTGGTAAACCCGAGAATACAGATGAAGTACGCTGTGAACATTTTTGGGCGAATTAATTCAAAGGCGGATAGAAAGTCAGGATTCATCCAACCTACTTATTCACATGCATAGTCATTGCTGATCCTCACAACACTGCAGAACTATCTTTGCCGCCCGAGTGGAATTCCAAGTACTTCATACAGACCCTGGGTCCAGAGCAAGGAGTGGCCGTATCACTACTGCTCACGGTGATATCGAGACCCCCATATTCATGCCGGTCGGTACACTAGGAGGGGTCAAAGGTGTGATGATGGATGACCTTGAAGATGAC is a genomic window containing:
- a CDS encoding sigma-70 family RNA polymerase sigma factor; protein product: MEVAKTNLSDKARYDYELVQQAVNDSNQQAYAELMGRYRDSIYFMLLKMVNNKDDADDLTIEAFGKAFSRLHQYTPSYAFSTWLFKIASNNAIDFIRKQKKKMLSLDNEYKNEDGDKMRFDVESDGRNPAEEAMYKQRVEHMHAIVQKLKPRYRQLVELRYFKEYSYDEISKELDLPLGTVKAQLFRAREFLMNLMKDDRDKI
- a CDS encoding glycosyltransferase, with product MFTAYFICILGFTSTAILIGYYLLIFDRIRRQGDVPSDGPSPPISVIICARNEHENLKKNIPSILAQDYPDYEVIIVDDASWDGTSELLAKWEHEHPILRVVTISEEQKRTEGKKMALTLGIKRAQHALLLLTDADCRPRTDRWIRAMSKFPTKDIVLGYGAYEKSKGPLNLLIRFDTWRTAVFYLGAALAGRAYMGVGRNLLYTRSLYEKTGGFRKHYHLIGGDDDLFVNHNSSAQNTGVVTNENGHTLSTPPDTWKRWFRQRRRHMSVSHAYSGKSKFFIGTYNLSSIIFYVSILFLFTSSVPWYIPLALFLIKTLIHLLISIYPARELKENEMVVLLPILEPVALIMDSIVSISAIGRRPKAWK